From one Triticum aestivum cultivar Chinese Spring chromosome 4B, IWGSC CS RefSeq v2.1, whole genome shotgun sequence genomic stretch:
- the LOC123092122 gene encoding uncharacterized protein gives MPQTHSPPRSLCSPPPERLRLMSIVVRPFPCASLSSSGHGDEWTEVQSRKDRRLGRCHDGVLGHDPRPRKGHRPAFNASAGREAFLRRFRGLCFRCLSSKHRCVDCRDPVCCIDCKLQGHTSKDCPSKKGRAPVKARLGSRVGRGPICDHIRFPSPPPAVPDKTMAHHTDPLRRPRSSHKVVIETPAMERQMFLLCRHAVLLISMEERHVASPMSVGRAFDTQLRMPAHLLRVTSHDPEDFLVHFELLAHKDNAIVHLGSINVDGVIFNIKPWHEDDHFVHQEFLLHVCTVIEKMPLHLWSLEGAAEVLSDKCIIDRLDSRNHERGHLKTFACWVWVWDVAFIPTRHHLEGAAGCWPCGGHVGLLAAKPRGGAATARLAPRHARPRRSRRGLVTALFAFRAEWPALVGV, from the coding sequence ATGCCACAGACGCATTCTCCACCTCGGTCGTTGTGCAGCCCCCCTCCTGAGCGGCTGCGACTTATGTCCATCGTTGTTCGGCCCTTCCCCTGTGCTAGCCTTTCCTCTTCGGGGCATGGTGATGAATGGACGGAGGTCCAGTCGCGCAAAGATCGCCGGCTCGGCCGGTGCCATGATGGCGTCCTCGGCCATGACCCGCGGCCGCGCAAAGGCCACCGACCCGCCTTCAATGCGAGCGCCGGGCGGGAGGCCTTCTTAAGGCGTTTCCGGGGCCTCTGCTTCAGATGTCTCAGCTCCAAGCACCGGTGTGTAGACTGTAGGGATCCAGTTTGCTGCATCGATTGCAAACTTCAAGGCCACACTAGCAAAGACTGCCCGAGCAAGAAGGGGCGCGCTCCTGTGAAGGCGCGGTTGGGCTCCCGCGTGGGTCGTGGCCCGATCTGTGACCACATCcgcttcccctcgccgccgccggcggtgcCGGACAAGACGATGGCCCACCACACCGACCCGTTGCGCCGCCCAAGGTCCAGCCACAAGGTGGTGATCGAGACGCCGGCTATGGAGCGTCAGATGTTCCTACTCTGTCGCCATGCGGTGCTGCTGATTTCCATGGAGGAGCGCCATGTTGCCAGCCCCATGTCGGTGGGGCGTGCCTTCGACACGCAGCTGCGCATGCCGGCGCACCTGCTGCGGGTCACGAGCCATGATCCGGAGGATTTTCTCGTCCATTTCGAGCTCCTGGCGCACAAAGACAATGCCATCGTGCACCTAGGCTCCATCAACGTCGACGGTGTCATCTTCAACATCAAGCCGTGGCACGAGGACGACCACTTTGTGCATCAGGAGTTTCTTCTCCACGTCTGCACCGTCATCGAGAAGATGCCGCTCCACCTTTGGTCTCTTGAAGGGGCGGCGGAGGTCCTCAGCGACAAGTGCATCATCGACCGCCTCGACAGTAGGAACCACGAGCGTGGGCACCTGAAGACCTTTGCATGTTGGGTGTGGGTGTGGGATGTGGCATTCATCCCCACCCGACACCATCTGGAGGGCGCCGCAGGGTGCTGGCCGTGTGGAGGCCATGTTGGGCTACTGGCCGCCAAGCCGAGAGGTGGCGCCGCTACCGCGCGTCTAGCGCCACGACATGCTCGTCCACGTCGATCGCGTCGAGGACTGGTCACCGCGCTCTTCGCATTCCGTGCAGAGTGGCCTGCCCTTGTCGGAGTCTGA